A stretch of DNA from Anaerobacillus isosaccharinicus:
ATGATTTCTCTTTTATTAGAAAACGCCATTGCGTTCATTGTAAAATCACGAAACTTTAAATCTTCTAACAATGAGCTTCCTTTGAACTGAGTCACTTCAAAAGATTGACCAAGGTGACGAACAATCACCGTTCCATGTTTAATCGCAACATCGATCGTCTTAGGAAAAAGTTGTTTAATTACCAAAGATGGCGCTGAAGTCGCAATATCAACATCGTGAATGCTTCTTTGGAGTACATGATCACGTACTGCTCCACCAACGATATAAGCTTCATAGCCCGCCTTTTCCAATTCTTTCAGAATATCCATTGCCGGGTGAAAGAGACTCTCCATGAGTGGTTTCCTTCTTTCTACTCATTTGTTACCTCACCGTTTAAAACGGTAAAATAGATATCTTCATATTTTGATATGATAATCTCTTGACTAAAGTGTGTTTTTGCTCTTTGTAATGATGAAATGGCCAGTTTCTTATGAAGGATTGGATCTGTTAATATTTCAATCGCACGAGTAGCAATTTGATCAACATCACCTACTTCACATATAAACCCCGTTTCACCGTCTACAATGACCTCTGGAATTCCACCAGCTAATGTTCCTATAACTGGAACTTCGCAAGCCATAGCTTCTAGTAAAACTAAACCAAAACTCTCTTTTTCCGATAGCAACATCATTAAGTCACTAATAGAAAGAAAATCTGAAACATGCTTTTGATTTCCTAAGAATAGGACTTTGTCTTGAATTCCTAATTCCTTAACGAGACGACAAACCTTTGAATATTCTGGACCATCGCCAAGGAGCAGTAATTTCGCTTCTACATGGTCAATGATCTTGGCAAAGCTTCGCACAACATCAGGAACACGTTTTACTGAACGAAAATTTGATACATGAATAATCACTTTCTCGTGATCTTCTATTTTGTATTCTCTTCTTAAACAACTACAATCTTTTTTAAAATAAACACGGTTATCAATAAAATTATACACAGGTTCGATTTTTTTTGTTGTATGTAGTAGTTGTTCTGTTTGTTCAATTAAGTTAACTGAAACTGCCGTGACCGCATCAGATTTTTCGATTCCAAAGCGGATCATTTCACTTAAAGAATGGTCATTTCCTAACACAGTTATATCCGTTCCGTGAAGGGTTGTCACAATCTTCACACTGCCTCCGACCATCTCTTTTGCTAAAAAGGCACAAATAGCATGTGGAATAGCATAATGAACGTGGAGTATATCAAGCTTTTCTCGTTTGACAACCTCCGCCATTTTGTTTGCTAATGATAAGTCATATGGTGGATATTGAAACACTGAGTAATTGTTTACTTCTACTTCGTGGTAGAAAATATTGGAATAAACCTTATCTAAACGAAAAGGCACACCAGAAGTAATAAAATGAATTTCATGACCTTTCTCTGCTAAAAGCTTTCCAAGTTCAGTAGCAATAATACCAGAACCACCCACTGTTGGATAACAAGTAATTCCTATTTTTAATTTCATTTTTTCTCCCTCAATAGGTGCTGTACGAATAAGGGTTGCTCCGATATAAAACCTTCCCCGTATTCAACGCCTACTTCTTTTCCAAATAAACTTTCTCTAGCTAAAACTGATGATATATATCCATTGGTAAGCGGCGTATCCACACTACCAGGTTGTTTCATAAATTGACTTTCATATGCTTTTAACGCCTCAATTTTCAAATCGATTTCTGCTGATATATCGATAATAAAGCTTGGCTTATGAAAACCATTAATCATATACAAATAAAAAGCATCCACTTTATGAGGGGGTAAATGGAGCTCATCCTCATATTTTTTAATACCCGCCGAGAAAATTGCTTCCTTAACAAGTTTTGCAGAGTTGCCGTGATCTGG
This window harbors:
- the bshB1 gene encoding bacillithiol biosynthesis deacetylase BshB1, which encodes MSNEKKLALLAFGAHADDVEIGMGGTIAKYCGQGYSVGICDLTKADLSSNGNVDLRQEEAARAQQVLGVRTRIQLDIPDRGIFITDDHIKKIVTVIRQYKPQVIFAPFHEDRHPDHGNSAKLVKEAIFSAGIKKYEDELHLPPHKVDAFYLYMINGFHKPSFIIDISAEIDLKIEALKAYESQFMKQPGSVDTPLTNGYISSVLARESLFGKEVGVEYGEGFISEQPLFVQHLLREKK
- the bshA gene encoding N-acetyl-alpha-D-glucosaminyl L-malate synthase BshA, translated to MKLKIGITCYPTVGGSGIIATELGKLLAEKGHEIHFITSGVPFRLDKVYSNIFYHEVEVNNYSVFQYPPYDLSLANKMAEVVKREKLDILHVHYAIPHAICAFLAKEMVGGSVKIVTTLHGTDITVLGNDHSLSEMIRFGIEKSDAVTAVSVNLIEQTEQLLHTTKKIEPVYNFIDNRVYFKKDCSCLRREYKIEDHEKVIIHVSNFRSVKRVPDVVRSFAKIIDHVEAKLLLLGDGPEYSKVCRLVKELGIQDKVLFLGNQKHVSDFLSISDLMMLLSEKESFGLVLLEAMACEVPVIGTLAGGIPEVIVDGETGFICEVGDVDQIATRAIEILTDPILHKKLAISSLQRAKTHFSQEIIISKYEDIYFTVLNGEVTNE